A region from the Trachemys scripta elegans isolate TJP31775 chromosome 22, CAS_Tse_1.0, whole genome shotgun sequence genome encodes:
- the C2CD4C gene encoding C2 calcium-dependent domain-containing protein 4C has protein sequence MWLLERIRGSVENGAARAGDSGDKQSKGPLYSNVLTPDKIPDFFIPPKLTTVPPEAEGAEGKAKPNLGTSASEQNLSAHKPPRSPRLPVKAASESKNLLKAASRHIIQIESADEWASEEDFSTNADPQAQTAMSLPYVPKAQTSYGFATLMESPHTRRKESLFHSEHGSLCQSQATSPSSQRKAGAGGGKVNGESARLTPSDIGMSLMNPYRYFSGGESDTCSSAESSPFSSPLLSRSVSLLKIFSQDSQAKVIKLKHSVARNSSLSTDDSSADTSPSSQRRMRCATPPAGAAGGAPAQSLLPLDSPDRLHKEHTIRLSKGGSMRLTAEYDAANARLRVRVIAAEELFDKLCDARSINCCVSLCLNPGKVQKQRSTIIKNSRNPVFNEDFFFDCLGAGNVKKMALKVKVVNKGSSLKRDTLLGERELPLTSLLPFL, from the coding sequence atgtggcTCTTGGAGAGGATCCGGGGCTCGGTGGAGAATGGTGCCGCCCGGGCCGGCGACTCAGGGGATAAGCAGTCCAAGGGCCCCCTGTACAGCAACGTGCTGACCCCCGATAAGATCCCGGATTTCTTCATCCCACCCAAGCTCACCACGGTGCCGCCCGAGGCCGAGGGGGCGGAGGGGAAAGCCAAGCCCAACCTTGGCACCTCGGCCTCGGAGCAGAACCTGTCGGCCCACAAGCCCCCGCGCAGCCCCCGCCTGCCGGTCAAGGCTGCCTCGGAGAGCAAGAACCTGCTGAAGGCCGCCAGCCGGCACATCATCCAGATCGAGAGCGCCGACGAATGGGCCTCGGAGGAGGACTTCAGCACCAACGCCGACCCCCAGGCCCAGACGGCCATGTCCCTCCCCTACGTGCCCAAGGCCCAGACCTCCTACGGCTTTGCCACCCTCATGGAAAGCCCCCATACCCGGCGCAAGGAGTCCCTCTTCCACAGCGAGCACGGCAGCCTGTGCCAGTCGCAGGCGACCTCGCCCAGCTCCCAGCGCAAGGCGGGGGCCGGCGGGGGCAAGGTGAACGGGGAGAGCGCCCGCCTGACCCCCTCCGACATCGGCATGTCCCTCATGAACCCCTACCGCTACTTCAGCGGGGGGGAGAGCGACACCTGCTCATCGGCCGAGTCCTCGCCCTTCAGCTCGCCACTGCTCTCCCGCTCCGTCTCCCTGCTCAAAATCTTCAGCCAGGACAGCCAGGCGAAGGTCATCAAACTCAAGCACTCGGTGGCCCGGAACAGCTCCCTCTCCACCGACGACAGCTCGGCCGACACCAGCCCCAGCTCGCAGCGGCGCATGCGGTGCGCCACGCCCCCagcgggggcggcggggggcgccCCGGCCCAGTCCCTCCTGCCTTTGGACTCGCCGGACCGCCTGCACAAGGAGCACACCATCCGGCTGAGCAAAGGCGGCAGCATGCGGCTCACGGCCGAGTACGACGCCGCCAACGCCCGGCTGCGGGTGCGGGTCATCGCGGCCGAGGAGCTGTTCGACAAGCTGTGCGACGCCCGCTCCATCAACTGCTGCGTCTCCCTCTGCCTCAACCCGGGCAAGGTGCAGAAGCAGCGCAGCACCATCATCAAGAACAGCCGCAACCCCGTCTTCAACGAGGACTTCTTCTTCGACTGCCTGGGCGCCGGCAACGTCAAGAAGATGGCCCTCAAGGTCAAGGTGGTCAACAAGGGCAGCAGCTTGAAGCGGGACACGCTGCTGGGCGAGAGGGAGCTCCCGCTCACCTCTCTGCTGCCCTTCTTATAA